TAATCCTCGGGATGAATAATATCGGAAAGCGGCACGGAGGCCAGAGCGCCCAGCTCATAACCAAGGAATTTTTCAATCGAGCTGCTCAGATCAACAATCTTCTCCTCATCATCAAGCACGGCATAGGCCTCGATGGCCGGTTTGAGGCGCTCTTCGAAACGCCCGATATGCACACGAACCTGCCGAAGAAGATTGTCGATATCCATCCGATAACGTGAAATAGCAAGTGCGTCACTTATAGGACTTGACTGCTCTCCGACGGCATGGCCAGTAAGAATCCAGTCTACATCGGCACCATCCTTTTCGAGCCGCTCGATCATCTTTTTCCCCGGCTGACACTTCCCTTTGAGATAGGGTGTCATCTGCGCAGGGTATTTAATACCAACAGCCCGACAAAATGCGTTTACTGAACCATGTTTTTTCAGAATGTAATTTCTGAGACGGTGATGGAACCCACTTTGTGTT
This portion of the Chlorobaculum parvum NCIB 8327 genome encodes:
- a CDS encoding PAS domain-containing protein, encoding MTTQSGFHHRLRNYILKKHGSVNAFCRAVGIKYPAQMTPYLKGKCQPGKKMIERLEKDGADVDWILTGHAVGEQSSPISDALAISRYRMDIDNLLRQVRVHIGRFEERLKPAIEAYAVLDDEEKIVDLSSSIEKFLGYELGALASVPLSDIIHPEDYVQFKMALERQNSQDSVLMFYSRFKTGTGEWLNAEWSLSVKRKPMTDQNEYAMILRKTDAQLY